One window of Lemur catta isolate mLemCat1 chromosome 3, mLemCat1.pri, whole genome shotgun sequence genomic DNA carries:
- the BARHL2 gene encoding barH-like 2 homeobox protein gives MTTMEGASGSSFGIDTILSSASSGSPGMMNGDFRPLGEARTADFRSQATPSPCSEIDTVGTAPSSPISVTMEPPESHLVADGPQHHHHLHHSQQPPPPAAAPTPSLQPSPQQQPPPPPQQPPPPAQQLGSAASAPRTSTSSFLIKDILGDSKPLAACAPYSTSVSSPHHTPKQESNAVHESFRPKLEQEDSKTKLDKREDSQSDIKCHGTKEEGDREITSSRESPPVRAKKPRKARTAFSDHQLNQLERSFERQKYLSVQDRMDLAAALNLTDTQVKTWYQNRRTKWKRQTAVGLELLAEAGNYSALQRMFPSPYFYHPSLLGSMDSTTAAAAAAAMYSSMYRTPPAPHPQLQRPLVPRVLIHGLGPGGQPALNPLSSPIPGTPHPR, from the exons ATGACAACAATGGAAGGGGCCAGCGGGTCGAGTTTTGGAATAGACACGATTTTGTCCAGTGCCAGTTCGGGCAGCCCCGGCATGATGAATGGAGATTTCCGCCCGCTCGGTGAGGCCAGGACCGCGGATTTTAGGAGTCAGGCCACCCCGTCCCCCTGTTCGGAGATTGATACCGTAGGAACGGCGCCTTCTTCGCCTATCTCGGTCACCATGGAGCCCCCGGAGTCGCATCTGGTAGCGGACGGGCCCCagcatcaccaccacctccaccataGCCAACAGCCGCCGCCGCCAGCAGCGGCCCCGACGCCAAGTTTGCAGCCTTCTCCCCAACaacagccgccgccgccgccacagcagccgccgccgcccgcccagCAGCTGGGCTCGGCCGCCTCGGCCCCCAGGACTTCCacctcttcttttttaattaaggACATCTTGGGCGACAGCAAACCTCTGGCGGCGTGTGCACCCTACAGCACCAGcgtctcctctccccaccacaccCCGAAGCAGGAGAGCAACGCAGTGCACGAGAGCTTCAGGCCAAAGCTCGAGCAGGAGGACAGCAAAACCAAACTCGACAAGCGGGAAGATTCCCAGAGCGACATCAAATGCCACG GAACAAAGGAGGAAGGAGACCGGGAGATTACAAGTAGCCGAGAGAGTCCCCCTGTGAGAGCCAAGAAGCCTCGCAAAGCCAGGACTGCTTTCTCCGACCATCAGCTCAATCAACTTGAGCGTAGTTTTGAGCGGCAGAAGTACCTGAGTGTGCAAGACCGCATGGACCTGGCTGCTGCGCTCAATCTCACTGACACCCAAGTTAAGACCTGGTACCAGAATCGCAG GACCAAGTGGAAGCGGCAGACTGCGGTGGGCTTGGAGCTGCTGGCTGAGGCGGGAAACTACTCGGCGCTGCAGAGGATGTTTCCGTCCCCTTATTTCTATCACCCCAGCCTGCTAGGCAGCATGGACAGCACTACAGCGGCCGCGGCTGCCGCTGCCATGTACAGCAGCATGTACCGGACTCCCCCGGCACCCCATCCCCAGCTGCAGCGGCCCCTGGTGCCCAGAGTGCTCATTCATggcctggggcccgggggacagCCAGCCCTCAATCCCTTGTCCAGCCCCATCCCAGGCACCCCGCACCCCCGGTGA